A genomic region of Pyrus communis chromosome 14, drPyrComm1.1, whole genome shotgun sequence contains the following coding sequences:
- the LOC137715510 gene encoding xyloglucan 6-xylosyltransferase 2 → MILEKCLGAQRSRRIQRALRHSKVTILCLVLTVVVLRGTIGAGKFGTPEQDFLEIRDHFYSRKRAEPHRVLEEVHATPSDPNNYNALDFNKILVDEGEDDRPDPNKPYTLGPKISKWDEQRSKWLRENPNFPNFVGPGKPRVLLVTGSSPKPCENPVGDHYLLKSIKNKIDYCRLHGIEVFYNMALLDAEMAGFWAKLPLIRKLLLSHPEVEFLWWMDSDAMFTDMAFELPWERYKDSNFVMHGWNEMVYDDKSWIGLNTGSFLLRNTQWSLDMLDAWAPMGPKGKIREEAGKVLTRELKGRPVFEADDQSAMVYILATQREKWGDKVYLESGYYLHGYWGILVDKYEEMIENYRPGLGDHRWPLVTHFVGCKPCGKFGDYPVRRCLEQMDRAFNFGDNQILQIYGFTHRSLGSRRVKRVRNETNNPLEVKDELGLLHPAFKATKVSSS, encoded by the coding sequence ATGATATTAGAGAAATGCTTGGGAGCTCAACGATCGCGACGGATCCAGCGAGCTCTCCGGCACAGCAAGGTCACGATCCTCTGCCTCGTCCTCACGGTGGTCGTGCTCCGCGGCACGATCGGAGCCGGCAAGTTCGGAACCCCTGAGCAGGACTTCCTCGAGATTCGGGACCACTTCTACTCCCGCAAGCGGGCGGAGCCCCACCGCGTCCTGGAGGAGGTCCACGCGACGCCGTCCGACCCCAACAACTACAACGCCTTGGATTTTAACAAGATCCTGGTCGACGAAGGGGAGGACGACCGGCCCGACCCGAATAAGCCCTACACTCTTGGACCCAAGATTTCGAAATGGGACGAGCAGAGGTCGAAATGGCTCCGGGAAAATCCTAATTTCCCAAATTTCGTCGGGCCTGGTAAGCCCCGGGTGCTTCTGGTGACTGGGTCGTCGCCAAAACCCTGCGAAAACCCGGTAGGTGATCATTACTTGTTGAAGTCGATTAAGAACAAAATTGATTATTGTAGATTACATGGGATTGAGGTTTTTTACAATATGGCCCTGTTGGATGCCGAAATGGCGGGTTTTTGGGCCAAGCTTCCGTTGATTCGGAAGCTTCTGTTGTCTCACCCGGAGGTTGAGTTTCTATGGTGGATGGATAGTGATGCAATGTTTACAGATATGGCTTTTGAATTGCCATGGGAGAGGTACAAAGATTCCAACTTTGTAATGCACGGGTGGAACGAGATGGTGTATGATGATAAAAGTTGGATTGGGTTGAATACCGGGAGCTTTTTGTTGAGGAATACGCAGTGGTCGTTGGATATGCTCGATGCTTGGGCTCCGATGGGACCGAAAGGGAAGATTAGGGAGGAGGCAGGGAAGGTGCTCACTAGGGAATTGAAGGGTAGGCCGGTTTTCGAAGCTGATGATCAATCAGCCATGGTTTATATATTGGCCACTCAAAGAGAGAAGTGGGGCGATAAGGTTTATCTTGAGAGTGGATATTATTTGCATGGATATTGGGGTATTTTGGTTGATAAATACGAGGAAATGATTGAGAATTATCGACCTGGTTTGGGCGACCACCGGTGGCCGCTGGTGACGCATTTTGTGGGTTGCAAGCCGTGTGGGAAGTTCGGAGATTACCCGGTTAGGAGATGCTTGGAGCAGATGGATAGAGCTTTTAACTTTGGGGACAATCAGATTCTTCAAATCTATGGATTCACGCACCGGTCACTGGGTAGTCGAAGAGTTAAGAGAGTTAGGAACGAAACAAACAATCCACTCGAGGTTAAAGATGAACTTGGATTGCTTCATCCGGCATTCAAGGCCACCAAGGTATCGTCTTCTTAG
- the LOC137714131 gene encoding translocator protein homolog, producing MDNYSDHLKQRRADDPTTAAVPTATNKSGYRSKKDMKMDMAKRGLRSLSVAVAIPVSLHLLAIYAGSSDPYRIGSKPFWIPPLWALRLTCIASSFLMGLAAWLVWVEGGFHKNQMALPIYLAQLGLSLIWDPIVFGAGAPWVGLIVCMGMFGAMIGCSRVFKGVNPLAADLIKPSLAWVAFLAVVNLKLVFH from the coding sequence ATGGATAATTATTCCGACCACCTCAAGCAACGCAGGGCAGATGACCCTACCACCGCCGCCGTGCCCACGGCCACGAACAAGAGCGGTTACAGAAGCAAAAAGGACATGAAAATGGACATGGCCAAACGCGGCCTCAGGTCCCTATCCGTGGCAGTCGCAATCCCCGTCTCTCTCCACCTCCTGGCTATCTACGCGGGCTCATCCGACCCATATCGCATCGGATCCAAGCCCTTCTGGATCCCTCCCCTGTGGGCCCTGCGATTAACCTGCATAGCCTCCAGCTTTCTCATGGGCCTGGCTGCTTGGCTCGTGTGGGTGGAAGGTGGGTTCCATAAGAATCAGATGGCTCTACCCATTTACTTGGCCCAGCTAGGGTTGAGCTTGATTTGGGATCCGATTGTGTTCGGGGCGGGGGCTCCGTGGGTCGGGTTGATCGTGTGCATGGGGATGTTCGGGGCGATGATCGGGTGTTCTCGGGTGTTTAAGGGTGTGAATCCGCTCGCTGCCGATCTTATAAAGCCGAGCTTGGCGTGGGTTGCGTTTTTGGCCGTCGTAAATCTTAAGCTTGTATTCCACTGA